CTTATTGCGCAGAAGTTTTCATCGAACAGCGACGTCATGTTGGATGCAGGCAGCATGCTTTTAGATGCAGCAAAACAAAAGGAGCTAGACAATCAAACGTTAGAGTTTGGATTTGCTCTTTATGAAGAAGGAATTCATTTTGCTCAAACAGCGTTAGATGAAGTGTTAGAAGCATATACGGGTTATTTAGAAGACACGGCGTTATTGACTCGTGGAATTAAGTTTTTAACTGCAGAACATCAAGAGCACCCTAATGAGATTTTGTACATGTGCTATTTAGGTATATTATACGAACAGGCCAAGCAGCTAACAAAAAGTGAGAAACTTTATCATCAAGCGCTTCGTATCAAGCAAGATGCTTTGCCATATTATCGGCTAGGTGAAATATATCAATCAATGAATCGCATCACTGAAGCAAAAGAGGCCTTCCAAAAGTGCTTAACTCTTGATAAAACATTTGAAGCCGCTTGTATGAAGCTTGCCGAAATGGCTTGTGAAGAACAAAATCGAACGGCTGAAAGAAATTGGCTGCTTCAATGGATACAGCTGAATCCTATGGAAGTAAACGTTGAGCACGTAGCTTCACTTTGTGAAACAGAGAAAGAGTATGAAGAGCTGTTAGAGGTATTAAAGAGCGTAGAGGAAATTGTGCTGCCTCAATGGCTCGCTGACAGCCAGGCTCATGTGTATCGCCTAAAAGGAGACATTTCACAGGCTGAAGCGTATCTAGAGAAGGCTCTTGAACTAGATCCACAGAATGCAGCTATTCGCCATCATCAGGCAAAATGGCTCATCATGGAACAGAGATATGAAGAAGCTAGAAAAGTTCTTACAGAGTTGCTAAGTGAGGATCCGGAAGATTACGCTCTATTTCAAACATTCATGTCTAGCTTTCCAAATGGAAAAAAACTGTCCGGGCTTACGGCAGATTTAAAAAAGATAAAAATGGAAAAACAAAGCAAAAGTTTGTTATTTAAAAACGCAGCCGAGGCTTTAAATGAGTATGCCGATTCGGTCGTAGAAGAGCAGCAAGGATCTATCTTCAAACGAAGCTTAGCAAAATTCAAAGCAAAAGCAAAAACGGTTACGCTGCTTGGCTTAACGATTGAATTGTATGAACTTTCCATAAAAACGGATCGAAATAATAAAGAGGCTGTGCATGCATTTGCGGCTTTTTACGAAGAGAAAGGGTTGATTGAAGATAGCATCACCGTGCTGAAAAAATCGCTGCATCAAAGCTGGGATTTTGATGTTGCCTATCATTTAGCCAATATACTCGTTAATATCCAAGAAAATGAACAGGCTGCACATGAAGCGCTAAACTTAGTTCAAAAACTTCTCAAACAGCAGCCAAATCATATAGATTTGCAGATATACCGGGCATTTATTTTGAGTAGCCTTGAAGAGGTAGAAAAATCAGAGGCTGCTTTTCAAGAATTACTTCAGCAGGAGATTTATCAGCCTGACATATATGCAGGACTAGCAAAACTGTATAATAAAACGGAACGTTATCATGAAACTGTTCAGCTTCTTCAAAAAGCAATTGAACAGCATCAAGAGTATGAAGGAATGTATACCGATTTAGGTATCGCGTATCATTTAGAAGGTGAAACAGAAGCAGCAGCTTCGCTTATGATAACCAGAGTAGAAAGCGGAGACGAAGATCTTTTTATTCGCTATAACTTGGCATGCTATCTAGCTGTTCTTGGAAAAACCGTTTCTGCTCAGGAAGAGTTGGATTATGTTTTAGCGCACGATGAAACGGGAGAATTTTATGAAATGGCTATGGAAGACGATGAACTAAAAGGATTAACGGTAAAAAGGTAAAAAAAGAAGCTGAGTTTCAGCTTCTTTTTTTTATCCCTCTTTTGCATCTTGTCTTTTCAACGAAAGTGATTCGAAAATTTCCAGTGCAAGAATGATAATGGTACCAAGAACTAATCCATTGCTTAAAAACGTAGTAACTAAAGGAGGAAGTGTTGAAAAAGCTTGAGAAGGCAAAAACATAACCCCTATCCCCGACAGCAGCGCAATACCTGCTTTTTTCATTGCTTTTTCGGGCTGTTTGGCATGCTTGAATTCTCCAATTCCAAGAGCCATCATACCTGTAAAAACAGGAAAGATTGCCGCGTATCCGACGGCAGGAGGAAGAGCGGACATAATGGATGTTAAAGGGGTAAAGATACTCAGAAAAAGCAAAAGACACGATGCTACAATAAAAGGAACTCGGCTATAAATATTTGTAGCTGAAATAAATCCACCGGAACCTGAAATAGGAACGGCACCGACACCTGAAAACAATCCTCCAAGCAGCTGGCTTATACCCGAAACCATCCCGGAACGTTTAATATTGTCTTTTTCAATTTTTTCTCCTTTGTGTTTATAAACAGACTCAACAACACGAATAGAAGCGAGCATGTTTGTAATTAAAATGAGTGTTACAAAAAAAGCAGTAACAACCATATTCCATTCAACGCGAGGAGCTCCGAATACAAACACTTTAGGTATGTAAAATAACTGCGCCTGAAATTCGATAGGTTTAGCTAACCCTAACATTGCAAATACTCCCCAGCCTACACCAATACTAATAATAATGCTGAGTTTATTTAACGTCCGGTGTGATAATAAATAAAAAGTCAGCAGCAAAATCGCAGCTGAAGTCAGCGCAATTGGAAGTTTAATAGCTGAATTCGTTTCTGTAATGCCAAACATTCCTTTTAAAAAGGAACCGCTGAGCTGCGTCACTAATAAAATTAAATATGTACCGGTAACCGTTGGAGTAAAGTATTTTGCTAGTTTATCAATGAGACCAAACAGGCTCATTAAAATAGCAATTATCCCGCTTATAAGAAGGGTGAACTGCAGCACGCGAAGCGTTTCGGAGTGAGAACCAAACAGAACGGTTCCAAGACTCGCATACAGAGAAAAGACGCCCCACCAAACGCCAGCTGGCCCTTCCATGATTGGGTATTTATGCCCTATAAATACCTGCAAGAGCCCGGATAAAGCCAAAATAAATAACGTTCGCTGTAAAAATTGAATAGAATCTGCTGCGTTTAAATGAAACTGAGAAGCAATTACAATAGGAACAATCATACTATTAGAAATCATAAATAAAAACCATTGTAGCGAAGCCATGGAAACTCGAAACATTCTTAACACCTCAATTAATGCCGACGAGCGGCTGAATGAACCAACAGGTTGCTCTATTATTTTACCATGGGATTTCCAATTTGTAAGCGATATCTTGTTAAAAGGATGACGAGTAAAATGTCAAAAGATTCAATATATTGTTGTAAAAAGAAGAAAGATAATTTATAATTTTCTTACAATTATAAATTATAAACATAAGAATAATTTATAATGCACTGACTAACAGTCAAGGAAGGAGGAGGGATAAGACAAATGAAACTATACCTGTCGGTTGATATGGAAGGAATTACGGGACTCGTCGATCACACAAATGTTCTGCGAGAGAAAGAGAATTATGAAAGAAGCCGCAAAATAATGACGGATGAAGCGAATGCAGTCATTTATGCAGGGTTTAGAGAAAAGTGCTCAGAAGTTGTGGTAAATGACAGTCATTCGAGTATGAATAATCTCCTTGTTGAACGGCTTCATCCAGAAACTCAGCTTATTTCAGGAAGCGTAAAACCATATTCAATGGTACAGGGATTAGATCAGACTTTTGATGGTGCTATGTTTCTAGGGTATCATGCTAAAGCATCCATGCCTGGTGTCATGTCTCATTCGATGATATTTGGTGCTCGCAATATGTACATAGACGATACGAATATTGGAGAGTTAGGCTTCAACGCATACGTCGCAGGCTATTACGGCGTGCCAGTTTTAATGGTAGCCGGTGATGACCAAACGGCGCTGGAAGCACAGCAGCTTATTCCAAACGTGACGACTGCTATCGTCAAACAGGCCATTTCACGTTCTGCAGCCAAAACATTAACCCCTAAGAAAGCAGAACAATTACTTCAAGAAAAAACAGCCGCAGCTATTCAACACAAACACCTTGTTAAACCTTTAATTCCACCTAAACATCCAACCTTACGAATAGAATTTGCAAACTACGGTCAAGCAGAGTGGGCGCATTTAATGCCGGGCACAGAAATTGAACCTGGAACGACGACCGTTCGGTTTCAAGCAAAAGATATTTTAGAAGCTTATCAGGCCATGCTTGTTATGACTGAATTAGCTACGCGCACAACATTCTGTTAGAAGGTGGGATAAAGGTGAAAAGTTATATTTTAAAGCGATTTTTATCCATGCTTGTTACGCTGTGGGTAATTGTGACCTTAACCTTCTTTTTAATGCATTCGATTCCTGGATCTCCATTTAATGAAGAACGAGCGACAAGCGATGCAGTTCAAAAAAACTTGGAATCATTTTATCACTTAGATGAGCCCCTAGCTGTGCAATATATTCTTTATTTAAAATCCATTGTTACCTTTGACTTTGGTCCTTCCATTAAACAGCCGTCTCAAACAGTTAACGACCTTCTAGGAAGAGGATTTCCCGTGTCATTTGAACTTGGAATGGTGACGTTAATTCTTGCAGTGATTTCCGGTATTACACTAGGCATTATCGCTGCTCTTAGAAGGAATGGAATAGTTGATTACATTGCGATGAGCATAGCAGTTATCGGATTGTCGGTTCCAAATTTTGTTATGGCCACGTTGTTAATTCAACAGCTTTCTGTTAATTTTAAAATTTTACCTGCCGCTACGTGGACGAGCCCTTTACATATGATTCTTCCGACTCTAGCTCTTGCCACAGGTCCTATGGCTATTATTGCACGTTTGACTCGCTCAAGCATGATAGAAGTACTAACTCAAGATTATATTCGAACAGCGCGTGCAAAAGGGCTTTCGCCAGTGAAAATTGTATTTAAACACGCGCTTAGAAATGCTTTAATGCCTGTTATAACAGTTCTTGGAACGATTGCAGCCAGCGTATTAACCGGCACATTTGTTATTGAACAAATCTTTGCTATTCCTGGCATGGGAAAATATTTTGTGGACAGTATTAATACGAGAGACTACCCCGTAATTATGGGCACTACGGTCTTTTACAGTTCGATTCTCATCATTATGCTTTTTTTAGTAGACATTGCTTACGGAATACTTGATCCACGAATCAAACTGTATAAGAAGGAGGGATAACGTGCTGGAAAAACAGGAGTATAAGCAAATTCCTGATGAATGGTTTACCCCAAAGAAAAAAAACAAGTCTGAAGCCGAAGCAGTTGTAAGGCCGAGTCTTTCTTATTGGCATGATGCATGGCGCAGGCTTGTAAAAAACAAGTTGGCTATGCTGGGTCTCTTTTTTTTAGTCATTCTCGTTGTGATGGCTATATTCGGTCCTATGTTTTCACCGCACAGCGTAACGAAAGCTTCTTTTACAGAGCAAAACCTTCCTCCTTCAGCTAGTCATTGGTTTGGAACGGATGACTTAGGCAGAGATATGTACACTCGGACATGGTACGGGGCTAGAATCTCTTTATTCGTAGGACTGATGGCAGCGCTTATTGATTTTATCATCGGTGTCATTTACGGAGGGTTCTCAGGCTATAAAGGCGGAAAAACAGATAATGTCATGATGCGCATAATTGAAATTTTATACGGTCTTCCTTATCTATTAGTGGTAATTTTACTAATGGTAGTCATGGGACCCGGGCTTTCTACGATCATTGTGGCACTTTCCGTTACAGGTTGGATCGGGATGGCGAGAATTGTACGGGGGCAAGTATTGCAAATAAAAAACTATGAGTACGTGCTTGCATCCAAAACGTTTGGAACAAAAACTAGCCGTATCATTAAGCGGAACCTGCTTCCAAATACGATGGGACCGATTATCGTTCAAATGACACTAACCGTGCCAACTGCCATTTTTGCTGAAGCTTTTTTAAGCTTTTTAGGGCTGGGTGTACAGGCTCCTTATGCCAGCTGGGGAGTAATGGCAAACGATGGTTTATCAACGATTCTATCAGGCTATTGGTGGCGTTTGTTTTTTCCCGCTTTTTTTATTTCTCTTACCATGTTTGCTTTTAATGTCCTTGGAGACGGACTGCAAGATGCACTTGATCCGAAATTAAGGAGGTAAGCAAATGGAAAAAATGATCCAAATCAAAGACTTACACGTACAGTTTTCAACTTACGGAGGGCAAGTTCAAGCTGTAAGAGGCGTTAGTTTTGATTTACATAAAGGAGAAACCCTAGCGATTGTAGGAGAGTCAGGGTGCGGAAAAAGCGTAACATCTCAAAGTATTATGAGGTTAATTCCGACACCTCCGGGCAGGATCACAAGCGGCTCTATTTTATTTAAAGGCCAGGATTTAACAAAACTATCAGAAAAGAAAATGCGAGACATTCGAGGCGCTGATATTTCGATGATTTTTCAGGATCCTATGACTGCGCTTAACCCAACTCTTCGCGTAGGTGAGCAAATTGCAGAAAATATTATGCAACATGAAAACATCTCAAAAGAAAAAGCCAAAGAAAAAGCATTTGAAATGCTGGAGCTAGTCGGAATTCCAAATCCTAAAGAACGCCTAAAGCAATATCCTCATGAATTTAGCGGGGGAATGAGACAGCGTATTGTCATTGCAATGGCCCTTGTATGCAATCCCGAAGTGCTAATTGCTGATGAACCTACCACAGCTCTGGACGTCACGATACAAGCACAGATTTTAGAATTGTTTAAGGATATTCAGCAGAAAACGGATGTCTCCATTGTTTTAATTACCCATGATTTAGGTGTAGTCGCTCAGGTAGCTGACCGTGTTGCCGTAATGTATGCAGGAAAGATTGTAGAAATTGGAACAAGAAGAGACATCTTTTATACGCCGCAGCATCCGTATACAAAAGGATTGCTGCGTTCAGTTCCTCGGTTAGATTTATACGAAAGTGAGCTTGTGCCTATTGCAGGATCACCTCCCGATTTATTTGCACCTCCATCCGGATGTTCGTTCGCACCTCGCTGTCCTTACGTAATGGAAGTGTGTGATCGCATGTATCCTGTATCGACAAAGCTGAAAGAAAGTCACCAAGTGCACTGCTGGCTTCAAGATGAGAGAGCCCAAAAATTTGTAACAACTATAAGCTAGATTTATAGATGAATAGAGAACTTATGAAAGAGGGGGAAACAATGAAAAAAATAGGGTCTTTACTAATGATGTGTGTACTTATATTTGCACTTGCTGCCTGTACGGCCACAAAAGATTCAGGCGCGGAGCCAGAAAAGAAGAGCAGTACAGCAAAAGAAGACGGTAAGGTCCTTTATATGAATAATGGCGCAGAACCTACGTCTTTTGATCCGCCTATTGGGTTTGATTCATATTCATGGAATATGCTTAATAACTTAATGGAAGGGCTGACTCGTTTAGGAAAAAGCGATGAGCCTGAAGGAGCAATGGCCGAGAAATGGGATATTTCTGACGATAAAAAAGTCTATACGTTTCATTTACGAAAAGATGCTAAATGGTCAAATGGAGATGACGTAAAAGCAAGTGATTTTGTGTTTGCGTGGAAGAGGCTGTTAGATCCTAAGACTGGTTCTCCAGCGGCATTTTTAGGCTATTTCATTCAAGGTGGAGAAGAATTTAATACGGGTAAAGGCAGTGCTGA
The genomic region above belongs to Priestia megaterium and contains:
- a CDS encoding purine/pyrimidine permease; translation: MFRVSMASLQWFLFMISNSMIVPIVIASQFHLNAADSIQFLQRTLFILALSGLLQVFIGHKYPIMEGPAGVWWGVFSLYASLGTVLFGSHSETLRVLQFTLLISGIIAILMSLFGLIDKLAKYFTPTVTGTYLILLVTQLSGSFLKGMFGITETNSAIKLPIALTSAAILLLTFYLLSHRTLNKLSIIISIGVGWGVFAMLGLAKPIEFQAQLFYIPKVFVFGAPRVEWNMVVTAFFVTLILITNMLASIRVVESVYKHKGEKIEKDNIKRSGMVSGISQLLGGLFSGVGAVPISGSGGFISATNIYSRVPFIVASCLLLFLSIFTPLTSIMSALPPAVGYAAIFPVFTGMMALGIGEFKHAKQPEKAMKKAGIALLSGIGVMFLPSQAFSTLPPLVTTFLSNGLVLGTIIILALEIFESLSLKRQDAKEG
- a CDS encoding M55 family metallopeptidase; translated protein: MKLYLSVDMEGITGLVDHTNVLREKENYERSRKIMTDEANAVIYAGFREKCSEVVVNDSHSSMNNLLVERLHPETQLISGSVKPYSMVQGLDQTFDGAMFLGYHAKASMPGVMSHSMIFGARNMYIDDTNIGELGFNAYVAGYYGVPVLMVAGDDQTALEAQQLIPNVTTAIVKQAISRSAAKTLTPKKAEQLLQEKTAAAIQHKHLVKPLIPPKHPTLRIEFANYGQAEWAHLMPGTEIEPGTTTVRFQAKDILEAYQAMLVMTELATRTTFC
- a CDS encoding ABC transporter permease codes for the protein MKSYILKRFLSMLVTLWVIVTLTFFLMHSIPGSPFNEERATSDAVQKNLESFYHLDEPLAVQYILYLKSIVTFDFGPSIKQPSQTVNDLLGRGFPVSFELGMVTLILAVISGITLGIIAALRRNGIVDYIAMSIAVIGLSVPNFVMATLLIQQLSVNFKILPAATWTSPLHMILPTLALATGPMAIIARLTRSSMIEVLTQDYIRTARAKGLSPVKIVFKHALRNALMPVITVLGTIAASVLTGTFVIEQIFAIPGMGKYFVDSINTRDYPVIMGTTVFYSSILIIMLFLVDIAYGILDPRIKLYKKEG
- a CDS encoding ABC transporter permease; translated protein: MRRRDNVLEKQEYKQIPDEWFTPKKKNKSEAEAVVRPSLSYWHDAWRRLVKNKLAMLGLFFLVILVVMAIFGPMFSPHSVTKASFTEQNLPPSASHWFGTDDLGRDMYTRTWYGARISLFVGLMAALIDFIIGVIYGGFSGYKGGKTDNVMMRIIEILYGLPYLLVVILLMVVMGPGLSTIIVALSVTGWIGMARIVRGQVLQIKNYEYVLASKTFGTKTSRIIKRNLLPNTMGPIIVQMTLTVPTAIFAEAFLSFLGLGVQAPYASWGVMANDGLSTILSGYWWRLFFPAFFISLTMFAFNVLGDGLQDALDPKLRR
- a CDS encoding ABC transporter ATP-binding protein, with the translated sequence MEKMIQIKDLHVQFSTYGGQVQAVRGVSFDLHKGETLAIVGESGCGKSVTSQSIMRLIPTPPGRITSGSILFKGQDLTKLSEKKMRDIRGADISMIFQDPMTALNPTLRVGEQIAENIMQHENISKEKAKEKAFEMLELVGIPNPKERLKQYPHEFSGGMRQRIVIAMALVCNPEVLIADEPTTALDVTIQAQILELFKDIQQKTDVSIVLITHDLGVVAQVADRVAVMYAGKIVEIGTRRDIFYTPQHPYTKGLLRSVPRLDLYESELVPIAGSPPDLFAPPSGCSFAPRCPYVMEVCDRMYPVSTKLKESHQVHCWLQDERAQKFVTTIS